One Bacteriovorax sp. PP10 DNA window includes the following coding sequences:
- a CDS encoding phosphatidylserine decarboxylase yields MEIKFFNRVTGKEDIEMVYGDKFIEWLYESTSGKSLSTLICKAPLSKFYGALQDFPLSQQKVAPFIKKFNIKMEDYLPEDGRSEKSPYSSFNQFFIRRFRPGRRPIVQAPQEMAAFSEARYFGYESVRDDETVPVKGFNLKPKALLANTKWEKTFEDGPLLLARLCPVDYHRYHYPDDGSIVDDYRVSGLYHSVNPLALKSKQDILITNERHVTIIDTVNFGKLAYIEVGAICVGKIIQSKPLDKGRAFARGEEKGYFLFGGSTVIVVGEKGKWKPSADILENTKKGMETYLHLGMTVANKG; encoded by the coding sequence ATGGAAATTAAATTTTTTAATCGTGTTACAGGTAAAGAAGACATTGAAATGGTCTATGGTGACAAGTTCATCGAATGGCTTTATGAATCAACTAGCGGAAAGAGTTTATCGACACTTATCTGCAAAGCGCCGCTCAGCAAATTTTATGGAGCGCTTCAAGACTTTCCTTTAAGTCAGCAAAAAGTCGCACCGTTTATTAAAAAATTTAATATTAAAATGGAAGATTATCTTCCTGAAGATGGAAGATCAGAAAAATCTCCATACTCTTCTTTTAATCAGTTTTTTATCCGTCGTTTCCGCCCAGGAAGACGTCCAATCGTACAGGCCCCTCAAGAGATGGCCGCATTTAGTGAAGCCCGTTATTTCGGCTATGAAAGCGTTAGAGACGATGAAACTGTTCCGGTTAAAGGATTCAATTTAAAACCTAAGGCACTTCTGGCCAACACGAAGTGGGAAAAAACTTTTGAAGATGGGCCGCTGCTTTTAGCTCGTCTTTGTCCGGTTGATTATCACCGCTATCACTACCCAGATGACGGAAGTATTGTAGATGACTATAGAGTAAGTGGACTTTATCACTCAGTGAATCCATTGGCGCTAAAATCAAAACAAGATATTTTAATCACTAACGAAAGACACGTAACGATTATCGACACTGTGAATTTCGGAAAGCTTGCTTACATCGAAGTCGGTGCTATTTGTGTTGGAAAAATTATTCAATCAAAACCACTTGATAAAGGCAGAGCTTTTGCCCGCGGTGAAGAAAAAGGTTATTTCTTATTTGGCGGATCAACAGTGATCGTTGTTGGTGAAAAAGGAAAGTGGAAGCCGAGTGCTGATATTTTAGAAAATACGAAAAAAGGAATGGAGACTTATCTTCATTTAGGAATGACTGTCGCCAATAAGGGATAG
- a CDS encoding ABC transporter substrate-binding protein, with protein MKKCIITLSILLGAMNAAMAIGNPTAPIGGDFKINIDQAPTTLNALSSTDAYATQVQTMIMDSLLTRNLDTREWEPALAKEWTISKDGKTFEFTLRDGVKWHDGKPLTIEDVKFSFDAIVDPKDKYKTAHLKPYYENIKSAEVVGPNKIRFTVGTPYFDNFTVVAGLTVVPKHLYANPSKEQEKILNRTLVGTGPYMLKEFDRAKRIVLVANPNWWGRTLPLNKGKYNFSTITMRFIQDPTIAIRSLENGDIDYLGLQPDEYVQKAVGPKWGKTVHKVKTENKQPGGFAFVGFNLTNPIFKSVKTREALVQLFDREKMIKKLLFGLSIPATGPLYLQSDYADQSVKPIAFDPKAALKKLNDDGWKDTDGDKILDKMIDGKKVKLSFTILEPLPDFVKYLTTFQEDAKKAGVDVQVKVIEWNAFIKLLDERKFEAVRLAWGGGDVDWDPKQIWHSDSIKNSGSNFVGYSNPKVDKLIDESRVIMDKKTRITKLREVYRTIAADVPYIFLFNGKYRFYAHSNRVGREKDTYTYGVGSEYWWLSK; from the coding sequence ATGAAAAAGTGTATTATTACTCTTTCAATTCTCCTTGGTGCAATGAATGCGGCCATGGCGATTGGAAACCCAACAGCTCCAATTGGTGGAGATTTTAAAATCAACATCGATCAGGCCCCAACAACTCTGAATGCGTTGTCTTCTACAGATGCTTACGCAACTCAAGTTCAGACCATGATTATGGATTCTCTTCTGACAAGAAATCTTGATACGAGAGAATGGGAACCTGCTCTTGCAAAAGAATGGACAATTTCTAAAGACGGAAAAACTTTTGAATTCACTTTGAGAGATGGAGTGAAGTGGCACGATGGTAAACCATTAACAATCGAAGACGTTAAGTTTTCTTTCGATGCGATCGTCGATCCAAAAGATAAATACAAAACAGCTCACTTAAAGCCTTACTATGAAAACATTAAGTCGGCAGAAGTTGTTGGACCTAACAAGATCAGATTCACAGTTGGAACTCCTTACTTCGACAACTTTACAGTTGTGGCAGGTCTGACAGTTGTTCCAAAGCATTTATATGCAAATCCTTCTAAAGAGCAGGAAAAAATTCTTAACAGAACATTAGTTGGAACTGGTCCATACATGTTAAAAGAATTCGACCGTGCAAAAAGAATTGTATTAGTTGCTAACCCGAATTGGTGGGGAAGAACTCTTCCACTAAACAAAGGGAAGTATAACTTTAGCACTATCACTATGAGATTTATCCAGGACCCAACGATTGCTATTCGTTCACTTGAAAATGGCGATATCGATTATCTTGGTCTTCAGCCAGATGAATATGTTCAAAAAGCTGTTGGACCTAAATGGGGAAAGACTGTTCATAAAGTGAAGACTGAAAATAAGCAGCCAGGTGGATTTGCTTTCGTAGGTTTCAACCTGACAAACCCAATTTTTAAATCTGTTAAAACAAGAGAAGCACTTGTTCAATTATTCGACAGAGAGAAGATGATCAAAAAACTTCTTTTTGGTCTATCTATTCCAGCTACAGGTCCACTTTACTTACAAAGTGATTACGCTGACCAATCAGTGAAGCCAATTGCCTTCGATCCAAAAGCAGCACTTAAGAAATTAAATGATGACGGATGGAAAGATACAGATGGGGATAAAATCCTTGATAAAATGATTGATGGTAAAAAAGTAAAACTTAGTTTCACAATCCTTGAGCCACTTCCGGATTTCGTAAAATACTTAACGACTTTCCAGGAAGACGCTAAAAAGGCCGGAGTTGATGTTCAGGTAAAAGTTATTGAGTGGAACGCATTCATTAAACTTCTTGATGAAAGAAAATTCGAAGCTGTTCGCCTTGCATGGGGTGGCGGAGATGTTGACTGGGATCCAAAACAAATCTGGCACTCTGATTCTATCAAGAACTCAGGTTCAAACTTTGTTGGTTACAGCAATCCAAAAGTAGATAAGTTAATTGATGAATCTCGTGTCATCATGGACAAAAAAACAAGAATCACAAAGCTTCGCGAAGTTTACAGAACAATCGCAGCTGACGTTCCATACATCTTTTTATTTAACGGAAAGTATAGATTCTATGCTCACTCAAATCGTGTAGGTAGAGAAAAAGATACATACACATATGGTGTTGGTTCAGAATACTGGTGGCTTTCAAAATAA
- a CDS encoding ABC transporter ATP-binding protein produces the protein MIEFKNLSVGFNNKVVLSNLEGEIAEGKLIALMGINGVGKSCFLKTMTTINPPISGEFKIDGKAVNEFSNLEMAKIMAVVLTDKIQADFLKVEELIRLGRSPHTNFWGGLSENDNQTMDDVVKLLKIESIYDRYFSDLSDGQKQKVLLARALVQGPRYLFLDEPTTYLDIPSKIELMKILKIISHEKKMGVFFSTHDLNLVEDVVDEIWLLDSEGVLHKKNPADMHLSGLLQKNFNI, from the coding sequence GTGATTGAATTTAAAAACCTTTCAGTAGGTTTTAACAACAAAGTAGTTCTCTCAAACCTAGAAGGCGAAATTGCAGAAGGGAAGTTGATTGCTCTAATGGGAATCAATGGAGTAGGGAAAAGCTGCTTTTTAAAAACCATGACGACGATTAATCCACCAATCAGTGGTGAGTTTAAAATCGACGGTAAGGCAGTTAATGAATTTTCCAATCTAGAAATGGCAAAAATCATGGCCGTGGTTTTAACTGATAAAATCCAGGCAGACTTTCTAAAAGTTGAAGAGTTAATAAGACTAGGCAGATCACCACATACAAACTTCTGGGGTGGGCTATCTGAAAATGATAATCAGACAATGGATGATGTTGTTAAGCTCTTAAAGATTGAATCAATCTACGACAGATACTTTTCTGACCTAAGTGATGGGCAAAAACAAAAAGTGCTTCTGGCACGTGCTTTAGTCCAAGGGCCTCGTTACTTGTTTCTTGATGAACCTACAACATATCTTGATATCCCTTCGAAAATCGAATTGATGAAGATTCTAAAAATCATCAGCCATGAAAAGAAGATGGGAGTGTTTTTTAGCACTCACGATTTAAATTTAGTTGAAGATGTTGTCGATGAGATCTGGCTGCTTGACTCTGAAGGTGTCCTTCATAAGAAAAACCCTGCAGATATGCATCTATCAGGGCTTTTACAAAAGAACTTTAATATTTAA
- a CDS encoding ABC transporter permease subunit → MIPTLLGVTIVTFAIINLAPGSPIEQRIQQMKFGGMGHEGAGGNNKSSGVSQEVIEALKKQYGFDKPVHVRYWIWLKNISRLDFGESFTYEEPVLDVITSKFPVSIQFGVISLIMSYLVCVVLGVLKAVKHGTAFDYVSSFLLFVFYSIPGFMLAILLIVYFAGGSFFNWFPMGELYSDNYYDLTLWGKIVDRVHHFILPLICYMIGSFTVLTMLMKNSLLDEIKRDYIRTARAKGVPEKMIYLKHALRNALIPIVTGIGGFLSVFFAGSLLLESIFQLDGIGLLSYKSILQRDYNVIMGLIFIQSVLMLLGNLLSDLAYVAVDPRIDFK, encoded by the coding sequence ATGATCCCAACTTTGCTTGGGGTCACGATCGTAACTTTCGCAATCATTAACCTTGCTCCTGGAAGTCCTATTGAACAACGAATTCAGCAAATGAAATTCGGTGGAATGGGTCATGAAGGTGCAGGCGGCAACAATAAAAGTAGCGGTGTTAGTCAGGAAGTTATTGAAGCGCTTAAGAAACAATACGGCTTCGATAAACCCGTTCACGTTCGTTACTGGATCTGGTTAAAGAATATTTCACGTTTAGATTTCGGTGAAAGTTTCACTTATGAAGAACCGGTTCTCGACGTTATTACCAGCAAATTCCCGGTGTCTATACAGTTCGGGGTTATCTCACTAATCATGTCCTATCTGGTTTGTGTGGTCCTGGGTGTTTTAAAAGCAGTTAAACATGGAACAGCCTTCGACTACGTCTCAAGCTTCCTATTGTTTGTGTTTTATTCAATTCCTGGATTCATGCTCGCCATTCTCCTCATCGTTTATTTCGCCGGTGGAAGTTTCTTCAACTGGTTTCCGATGGGAGAGTTATATTCAGACAATTATTACGACCTGACTCTTTGGGGAAAAATCGTAGATCGCGTTCACCATTTTATCCTGCCATTAATTTGTTATATGATCGGATCATTTACCGTTTTAACTATGCTTATGAAGAACTCTCTTTTAGATGAAATTAAAAGAGACTACATTCGTACAGCTAGAGCAAAAGGTGTTCCTGAGAAAATGATTTATTTGAAACATGCTCTTAGAAATGCCCTTATCCCGATCGTTACTGGTATCGGTGGATTTCTTTCAGTATTCTTCGCCGGATCACTTCTATTAGAAAGTATTTTCCAGTTAGATGGAATCGGTCTTCTTAGTTACAAATCAATTCTTCAAAGGGACTACAACGTCATTATGGGATTGATTTTTATTCAAAGTGTACTGATGCTGCTTGGAAATTTACTGAGCGATCTTGCCTATGTTGCTGTTGACCCAAGGATTGATTTCAAATGA
- a CDS encoding FecCD family ABC transporter permease, which yields MRPLITIFSFLLITGLLSLVLFAYGDAGFTLSNEVVLWQLRFPKIIVAIMAGGMLASSGLLLQVFFQNPLAGPDLLGINAGSCLGVAIAIMGASFIPAGLVEISQPVMAMLGALAVFLILGFLVQKNLSRISLLILGLLIANFTSSFISILVSMTPSLQVKNFLVWSMGSFQGLTIVELPLFVTLASIGLVSMLFLPKKLNQFIIGENYAKSMGVNVRTFKIILILICSYLVAIVTAYCGPIGFIGIIAPHIARSFIKRSDISLVMPAVFLVGSILALFTELILIITSPYSLTTNSILGLIGAPLIAIYLYKERRML from the coding sequence ATGAGACCATTAATTACGATATTTAGTTTTTTATTGATAACAGGGCTACTGTCGCTGGTTCTGTTTGCTTATGGCGATGCTGGATTCACTTTAAGCAATGAAGTCGTTTTATGGCAGCTTCGTTTTCCTAAAATAATTGTCGCAATCATGGCCGGCGGAATGCTTGCTTCATCTGGACTTTTGTTACAAGTCTTTTTCCAAAACCCATTAGCCGGCCCAGATCTTTTAGGGATTAATGCTGGTTCGTGTTTAGGTGTGGCCATTGCCATTATGGGAGCAAGTTTTATCCCTGCTGGTTTAGTTGAAATCAGCCAACCAGTCATGGCGATGTTGGGTGCACTTGCTGTTTTTTTAATTTTAGGATTTTTAGTTCAAAAGAACTTAAGCCGCATCAGTTTACTAATCTTAGGATTACTAATTGCGAATTTTACTTCAAGTTTCATAAGCATCCTCGTAAGTATGACTCCAAGTCTGCAAGTAAAAAATTTTTTAGTTTGGTCGATGGGAAGCTTTCAGGGCTTAACGATTGTTGAACTTCCATTGTTTGTAACACTGGCCTCGATTGGCCTAGTTTCAATGTTATTTCTTCCTAAGAAATTAAATCAATTTATCATTGGTGAAAATTACGCAAAAAGCATGGGAGTCAATGTTCGCACCTTTAAAATCATCTTGATTTTAATTTGCTCATACCTGGTTGCGATTGTAACAGCTTATTGTGGGCCAATTGGTTTCATTGGAATCATCGCTCCTCATATCGCGAGATCATTTATTAAAAGAAGTGATATCAGCTTAGTTATGCCAGCGGTCTTTCTAGTGGGAAGTATTCTCGCATTATTTACAGAACTCATCTTAATCATCACAAGTCCATACTCGCTGACAACCAATTCGATTCTCGGATTAATTGGAGCTCCTTTAATTGCAATCTACTTGTATAAAGAAAGGAGAATGCTGTGA
- a CDS encoding ABC transporter permease subunit — translation MIERLLKNELSRKRWKIFRKSKTAVYSSVILFILICATFLSPFLANSKPLYVKYHGVSYFPMFKEYSAEDFGITDTIDVNFRELKMDKGDYSLWPIVQWDPFESNSKVESYPSPPSETNYFGTDDRGRDVFTRLLYGFKYSITYAVAVWFISLVIGTILGGTMGYFGGKVDFVGQRIVEVLSTVPQFFLLIILISIFSPSLFMLVMISCIFAWIGISYYIRGEFLKNRNREFVEAARSLGASNFKIIFKHILPNSLTPIITFAPFTIAAEIVGLAALDYLGFGLQVPTPSWGELLAQAQKNYTIAWWLAFYPSLALFIVLTLLNLIGQGVRDAMDPNMT, via the coding sequence ATGATAGAACGATTATTAAAAAACGAGTTAAGTCGTAAACGTTGGAAAATTTTTAGAAAAAGTAAAACTGCAGTTTATTCTTCAGTGATTCTTTTCATACTTATCTGCGCTACTTTTCTTTCACCATTTTTAGCTAACAGCAAACCGTTGTACGTGAAGTACCATGGAGTTAGTTATTTCCCGATGTTTAAAGAATACTCTGCCGAAGATTTTGGCATCACAGATACAATCGATGTGAATTTCAGAGAACTAAAAATGGACAAGGGAGACTACTCTCTATGGCCAATCGTTCAATGGGATCCGTTTGAAAGTAACTCAAAAGTAGAGTCGTACCCATCACCACCAAGTGAAACAAATTACTTTGGGACTGATGACCGTGGAAGAGATGTTTTCACAAGACTTCTTTATGGATTCAAATACAGTATCACTTACGCTGTTGCCGTTTGGTTTATCTCACTAGTTATTGGAACAATTCTAGGTGGGACAATGGGATACTTCGGTGGGAAGGTCGACTTTGTTGGACAAAGAATTGTTGAAGTCCTGAGTACAGTTCCACAGTTCTTCTTATTGATTATTTTAATCTCTATCTTTTCGCCGTCGCTTTTTATGCTAGTCATGATTTCATGTATCTTTGCATGGATCGGGATTTCGTATTATATCCGCGGAGAGTTTTTAAAGAATAGAAATCGTGAATTCGTTGAGGCCGCGAGATCTCTTGGAGCTTCAAACTTCAAGATTATTTTTAAGCACATCCTTCCAAACTCACTGACACCAATTATTACGTTTGCACCTTTTACAATTGCAGCAGAAATCGTGGGCCTTGCTGCTCTTGATTACCTGGGTTTTGGTTTACAGGTTCCAACACCAAGTTGGGGAGAGCTTCTAGCTCAAGCACAAAAGAACTACACGATCGCTTGGTGGCTGGCATTTTACCCGTCGCTTGCATTGTTCATTGTACTAACACTTCTGAACCTTATCGGTCAGGGCGTGAGAGATGCAATGGACCCGAACATGACTTAA
- a CDS encoding S1C family serine protease, translating to MMKLSLLVVLSMAFASPAFSQQAKPIKEASMLIESERNSISVFQNTADSVVNVSNLRKTKGFFDMDATEVQAGMGSGLVWDSAGHIVTNYHVVEGGDAFIVSFREDKKQYRAKLVGGDPKNDLAVLKLEEIPKNLKSIPRGDSKGLLVGQKALAIGNPLGLDHTLTTGSVSALDRKIKGYGGVSINGMIQTDASINPGNSGGALLDSQGRLIGINTMIFNAGGSQASAGLGFAIPVNIVKDVVPQLIQYGRVNRPGLGVAVLEEQYAARFGLQEGVMVKFVDPKGPASKAGLQGITRDRRGQYYIGDVIVGINNDEIKSYDDLYSTVNKYKIGDKIKVKIIRDGKPKLVDITLVQI from the coding sequence ATGATGAAGTTAAGTCTTTTAGTCGTTTTATCAATGGCCTTTGCCAGTCCAGCGTTTTCACAGCAGGCAAAACCCATAAAAGAAGCCTCAATGCTGATTGAGAGCGAAAGAAATTCGATTAGTGTATTTCAAAATACGGCAGATTCCGTAGTCAACGTTTCGAACCTGAGAAAGACTAAAGGTTTTTTCGATATGGATGCAACCGAAGTTCAGGCCGGAATGGGTTCTGGATTAGTTTGGGATAGTGCCGGTCATATCGTGACGAACTACCATGTTGTTGAAGGCGGAGATGCTTTCATCGTTTCTTTCCGTGAAGATAAAAAACAATACCGCGCGAAGCTTGTTGGTGGTGATCCAAAAAACGATCTCGCTGTTTTAAAGCTTGAAGAAATTCCAAAAAATTTAAAATCAATTCCTCGTGGTGATTCAAAAGGTTTATTAGTAGGACAAAAAGCTCTGGCGATCGGTAACCCTTTAGGACTTGATCACACGTTAACAACTGGATCTGTTTCTGCTCTTGATAGAAAGATTAAAGGTTACGGTGGTGTTTCGATTAATGGAATGATTCAAACGGATGCTTCCATTAACCCGGGTAACTCTGGTGGAGCTTTATTAGACTCACAAGGAAGATTAATTGGGATCAATACAATGATCTTCAATGCCGGTGGATCTCAAGCAAGTGCGGGTCTTGGTTTTGCGATTCCAGTCAACATTGTTAAAGATGTTGTCCCTCAACTTATTCAATACGGAAGAGTGAATCGTCCGGGACTCGGAGTTGCGGTTTTAGAAGAGCAATATGCTGCTCGTTTTGGCCTACAAGAAGGTGTCATGGTGAAGTTTGTTGATCCAAAAGGTCCTGCTTCAAAAGCTGGTCTGCAAGGTATTACGAGAGACCGCCGTGGACAGTATTATATTGGTGACGTGATTGTAGGAATCAATAACGATGAAATTAAATCATATGATGATTTATACTCAACAGTTAATAAATATAAAATTGGCGATAAGATTAAAGTTAAAATCATCCGCGATGGAAAACCTAAACTGGTAGACATCACTCTAGTTCAAATTTAA
- a CDS encoding TroA family protein, whose translation MKSILLILGLFTTMTAMALDCESQKPMSEYKPRYAKLFFIKYYKDFKIVDSVNDHFIVTDKKLSCTTKLPVMSSKVERFVATSTTHIPFLKVFSLEKTLIGFQGVNYIFDPTLRAQNIRNINYQMNPEELISLKADLVMAYAANISSEKRLNDLRQLQIPIVLNRDFQEQHPLARAEWIVFSALFFSKDLEAQKIFKDIEVNYLKIKNEIKKTKPVILVGDIQNGKWATCGGLSDLAILINDAGGTLLLDRKNPETQYFPLENVLSMKEVPQIWLSQNTWENKTKITADPRYNRFSKISVYNNNKLLNAAGFNDYWETGLSRPDLLLKDLYSIFHPEKNLNPKLVWYKELK comes from the coding sequence ATGAAATCAATTTTACTTATTTTGGGTTTATTCACGACGATGACAGCAATGGCGCTTGATTGTGAATCTCAAAAACCCATGAGTGAGTATAAACCTCGTTACGCTAAACTCTTTTTTATTAAGTATTATAAAGATTTTAAAATTGTTGATTCTGTTAATGATCATTTTATTGTGACTGATAAAAAACTTAGTTGTACGACGAAACTTCCAGTTATGTCTTCTAAGGTTGAGCGCTTTGTCGCAACTTCGACCACTCATATTCCTTTTTTAAAAGTCTTCTCTCTGGAAAAAACATTAATTGGTTTTCAGGGAGTAAATTATATTTTTGATCCGACTCTTCGTGCTCAAAATATCAGAAATATTAATTATCAGATGAATCCTGAAGAGCTTATCTCTCTTAAGGCCGATCTGGTGATGGCCTATGCTGCGAACATCTCTTCTGAGAAAAGACTTAATGATTTAAGACAACTTCAGATCCCGATCGTTCTTAACCGCGACTTTCAAGAGCAGCATCCATTAGCAAGAGCAGAGTGGATTGTTTTTTCAGCATTATTTTTTTCAAAAGACCTGGAAGCTCAAAAGATCTTTAAAGATATCGAAGTTAATTACTTAAAAATAAAAAATGAAATCAAGAAAACCAAACCAGTCATCCTGGTTGGTGACATTCAAAATGGAAAGTGGGCAACGTGTGGTGGGCTTAGTGACCTGGCCATCTTAATCAATGATGCCGGCGGAACTCTTTTATTAGACCGCAAAAATCCCGAGACTCAATACTTTCCTCTAGAAAATGTCCTTTCCATGAAAGAAGTCCCACAGATCTGGCTTTCACAAAATACCTGGGAAAATAAGACTAAGATCACAGCTGACCCAAGATATAATCGTTTTAGTAAGATTTCAGTTTATAATAATAACAAATTGCTCAATGCTGCTGGATTTAACGACTACTGGGAAACAGGTCTCTCAAGACCCGATCTTTTATTAAAGGATCTCTATAGTATTTTTCATCCAGAAAAAAACCTCAACCCGAAGCTAGTTTGGTATAAAGAATTAAAATGA
- a CDS encoding TonB-dependent receptor domain-containing protein: MLEKNLTHLALIALTLTTHSIAHADDSTIIVTADRIKSSLDKSPSDIKVFETEEISKATSIADLLSTQSDIKVAQSGPLGANTSLFLRGSDSSHTLVIIDGIIMNDPSNPNRQFDLGRLSLNNVERIEILKGSQGLLYGSNAIGGVILITSKKGQNNFSGSALVDYGTFDTFSSAVNVQKKVNNTAMSFGIDHLKTKGFSAANVNVNPNADDDGQKLTTVSAGLNQGLGEKSEVVLNYRGVFDEADLDKGGGAGQDDPNDSQNSEEHYLKAGYNYNWSEGETQLSLTRSTHHRTLRVLPDTANPASSAVTSKGDINAVAINHTQYTTDRLTQNINLDYQHEEDQLKNSNENTSLFLYNRYEVDTNIYNLGVRVDSNQSFGEHLTYKAAYLHNFDPALLKMSYSTGFRAPSLNQLYDPTYGNKNLTPEESQSAEVGFEIPFVIHVNTATLFYTEIDNRLSYDPVTFVNQNRGRARIIGFENVFDTTLSPDMNLGIATTWMSARDLTAKQKLARRPNFNAKVIFNYKQEKHAVTVEGDFTGKRPDVDNLGNTVSLGSNIVFNMNYSYNFTEKFSSYAKIRNILNKDYEDIYGYGTGGRSATLGLKYIF, translated from the coding sequence ATGCTTGAAAAGAATCTCACGCACCTGGCCCTTATTGCCTTAACTCTTACCACTCATTCAATTGCTCACGCCGATGACTCAACAATCATAGTTACGGCCGATAGAATTAAGAGCTCTCTGGATAAATCCCCTTCTGATATTAAAGTTTTTGAAACAGAAGAAATTTCTAAAGCGACATCAATTGCTGACTTACTCAGCACTCAATCAGACATAAAGGTGGCCCAATCAGGACCACTCGGCGCCAATACAAGTTTATTTCTTAGAGGGAGTGATTCATCTCACACTCTAGTGATCATTGATGGAATTATCATGAATGATCCAAGTAATCCAAATCGCCAGTTTGACCTGGGACGATTGAGTCTTAACAATGTTGAGCGCATTGAAATTTTAAAAGGCTCTCAAGGGTTGTTATACGGGTCTAATGCTATTGGAGGAGTGATCCTGATCACTTCTAAAAAAGGGCAGAATAATTTTTCTGGATCAGCACTAGTTGATTATGGAACATTCGATACTTTCAGCAGCGCTGTAAACGTCCAGAAAAAAGTAAACAATACGGCAATGAGTTTTGGTATTGATCATTTAAAGACCAAAGGATTTTCTGCAGCGAATGTTAATGTTAATCCAAATGCTGATGATGACGGACAAAAACTGACGACAGTTAGTGCAGGATTAAATCAAGGCCTTGGTGAAAAAAGTGAAGTGGTTCTTAATTACCGTGGTGTATTTGATGAGGCCGATCTGGATAAAGGTGGTGGAGCTGGACAAGATGATCCTAATGACTCACAAAACTCAGAAGAGCATTACCTAAAAGCAGGTTACAATTACAATTGGTCGGAGGGTGAAACACAACTAAGCCTTACAAGAAGTACGCATCATAGAACATTAAGAGTTCTTCCTGATACCGCCAATCCTGCTTCTTCTGCTGTAACTTCTAAAGGTGATATCAACGCAGTTGCGATTAATCACACTCAATACACGACAGACAGACTGACTCAAAATATAAATCTGGATTATCAACACGAAGAAGATCAACTTAAAAACTCTAACGAGAACACCAGTTTGTTTTTATATAACAGGTATGAAGTTGATACTAATATTTACAACCTGGGTGTCAGAGTCGATAGCAATCAATCTTTCGGTGAACACTTAACTTATAAAGCGGCCTACTTACATAACTTCGACCCTGCTCTACTAAAGATGAGTTATTCTACGGGATTTCGCGCTCCAAGTTTAAATCAATTATATGACCCGACTTATGGAAATAAAAATCTTACCCCTGAAGAAAGCCAGTCAGCTGAAGTTGGTTTTGAAATCCCATTTGTTATTCATGTGAATACAGCGACACTTTTCTATACTGAAATCGATAATCGCCTAAGTTATGATCCAGTCACTTTCGTTAATCAAAACCGCGGCAGAGCTCGCATTATTGGTTTTGAAAACGTTTTCGATACGACTCTTTCTCCTGATATGAATTTAGGAATCGCAACCACATGGATGAGTGCTCGTGACTTAACAGCAAAACAAAAGCTCGCACGCCGTCCGAACTTCAATGCCAAAGTAATCTTCAATTACAAACAAGAAAAGCACGCAGTGACTGTTGAAGGAGATTTCACAGGAAAAAGACCTGACGTCGACAATCTTGGAAACACTGTAAGCTTGGGTTCAAATATCGTCTTCAACATGAATTACAGTTACAACTTCACTGAGAAGTTTTCATCGTATGCAAAAATCAGAAATATATTGAATAAGGATTATGAAGATATTTATGGTTATGGGACGGGTGGCAGATCTGCCACCCTTGGTCTCAAATATATCTTTTAA